The proteins below are encoded in one region of Neorhodopirellula lusitana:
- a CDS encoding DUF58 domain-containing protein: MTELLEADNRLSLLELKCRRPVEHVLAGEYHSVFRGQGIEFEDVRRYQPGDDVRAMDWKVTARTGEPHIKRYVEQREQFLYLLVDMSASVLDAVAGRKREMVTELCALLTMIAVRNNDRVSLILFTDRVEMVIPPGSGRRHALRIMDALLNFQPEGRTTQFTEVLSRFGHLARKHSVVFVLSDFLASDYLEELRALACRHDVSAINVLEPSTMSAPIDELVRMEDTETGERRFVDLRSATNPKSRVQKQEHHIDLQEQMLQCGISLMEIAVNEDCVSALSGFFHSRQRRIADETGG; this comes from the coding sequence ATGACGGAGTTGTTGGAAGCCGATAATCGACTTTCGCTATTGGAACTGAAGTGCCGCCGCCCCGTTGAACACGTCCTAGCCGGTGAATACCACTCCGTGTTTCGCGGTCAAGGAATTGAGTTCGAAGACGTGCGCCGCTACCAACCCGGTGACGATGTGCGAGCGATGGACTGGAAGGTAACCGCACGCACCGGCGAGCCTCATATCAAACGGTACGTCGAACAACGGGAACAGTTCCTATACCTGCTTGTTGATATGTCCGCGTCGGTTCTCGATGCCGTTGCCGGACGCAAACGCGAAATGGTCACCGAACTCTGTGCCCTGCTAACAATGATCGCGGTCCGCAACAATGACCGCGTCAGCCTGATCTTGTTCACCGACCGTGTTGAAATGGTGATACCACCCGGCAGCGGACGACGTCATGCGTTGCGGATCATGGATGCGTTGTTGAACTTCCAGCCGGAAGGCCGGACCACTCAGTTCACCGAGGTACTCAGCCGATTTGGGCACCTGGCCCGCAAGCACTCCGTCGTTTTTGTGCTGTCGGATTTCTTAGCATCAGACTACCTCGAAGAGCTACGTGCGTTGGCGTGCCGACATGATGTCAGCGCCATCAACGTGCTCGAACCGTCCACAATGTCCGCTCCCATCGACGAATTGGTGCGAATGGAGGATACCGAAACGGGCGAGCGACGGTTTGTCGATTTGCGTTCCGCAACCAACCCGAAGAGCCGTGTCCAGAAACAGGAACACCACATCGACCTGCAAGAGCAAATGCTGCAGTGTGGAATCAGCTTGATGGAGATCGCGGTCAATGAAGATTGCGTCTCCGCGTTGTCGGGATTCTTCCATTCTCGTCAACGCCGTATTGCCGATGAAACGGGAGGCTGA
- a CDS encoding VWA domain-containing protein: MSFAYPWLLLALPLLFAWRFLQRPDQPGVSIPSLDLWKHAGIGRARYLWIPQTLRVAAFAMLVIAMARPQAGSTQTKQVSEGIAIELLVDVSSSMSMNMQLPDRDQTTRMEVAKELVEKFIAGDGENLKGRDGDLLGLITFARYADTRSPLTFGHDALLQLVRSLDIQERPNEDGTAYGDALAVAAARLEQLDDPEVRARRSLEGEVASRVIILLTDGENNSGQHLPVEAAGLAREWGCRIYCISLGEHPSGAGPTAMPELSEAERVLEHISVETGGVFRTAYDYDSLLSVYAEVDELEQSRIVSRSYTRITEWFGLPLAIALCLLLPALVLDATWLRTVP; this comes from the coding sequence ATGAGCTTTGCTTATCCGTGGTTGCTGCTTGCTTTACCGCTGTTGTTCGCATGGCGATTCCTGCAGCGTCCCGATCAACCGGGTGTATCGATTCCATCGCTCGACTTGTGGAAACACGCCGGGATCGGCCGCGCTCGTTACTTGTGGATTCCGCAGACGCTTCGGGTCGCCGCATTCGCCATGTTGGTCATTGCAATGGCGCGACCTCAGGCCGGATCCACCCAAACGAAACAGGTATCCGAAGGCATCGCGATTGAATTGCTGGTCGACGTATCCAGCAGCATGAGCATGAACATGCAGCTTCCCGACCGAGATCAAACGACTCGTATGGAAGTCGCCAAAGAACTCGTCGAAAAGTTCATCGCCGGTGACGGCGAGAATCTGAAAGGACGCGACGGAGACCTGCTGGGTCTGATCACGTTTGCGCGGTATGCGGACACGCGAAGCCCCCTGACATTCGGCCACGACGCGTTGCTACAGCTGGTCCGATCTCTCGATATCCAAGAACGTCCCAACGAAGACGGCACCGCGTATGGCGACGCGTTGGCAGTCGCAGCGGCAAGACTGGAACAACTTGACGATCCCGAGGTACGGGCACGTCGTTCGTTGGAAGGTGAAGTCGCCAGCCGAGTGATCATCTTGTTGACGGACGGCGAGAACAATTCGGGTCAGCACCTGCCCGTCGAAGCAGCTGGCTTGGCCCGAGAATGGGGATGCCGGATCTACTGCATCAGCCTAGGCGAACACCCGTCAGGTGCCGGCCCCACTGCGATGCCAGAACTTTCCGAAGCCGAACGCGTGCTCGAACACATCAGCGTCGAAACCGGCGGCGTGTTTCGCACTGCCTATGACTACGATTCGCTGTTGTCCGTTTACGCTGAGGTCGACGAACTAGAACAATCTCGCATTGTCTCGCGAAGCTACACCCGGATTACCGAGTGGTTTGGGCTGCCGCTCGCGATCGCCCTTTGCTTGCTGTTGCCTGCTTTGGTTTTGGATGCCACTTGGTTGCGGACGGTCCCATGA
- a CDS encoding vWA domain-containing protein yields MTPFIFQSPWILCLLLLLFPMAWLLHRARKRRNIVHAQMGGTARSSTHDWLRLAAFVLLIIALARPGIQPHRESISKTGRDVIFVLDVSQSMLAEDAYPSRLEAAKNGIRDALDRFRTERVALVIYAGSANILCPLTHDYDFAHYMLDQANPRAVDFGGTTLLSAMEKCVDNLLIESRTGMQDVVVLTDGEEHGEHNQKIAEQLLEHQVGLLLVGLGDPVSGSRIPIIDEEGATSYLKHEDQFVTTRLNDQGLLELSRLTARSEAGSKYIPAATSAFNLPDLYYQVASDKPVASTEAADSYVVYREIAFGFIAIALALLLIAERTPRSEQTNHPTAASVATNAATTAAILLGFLVSSTSLQHRVSAAEPSPTIHFADALLLQNNGQPGEAIDAYNMFETEQGRVSLSPPQLATLRYNQGLCYLAMADAQAEAEPRSAMSLAMTAQRHFLEACQSSPGFQQAAQNLDPTAQLIMEYSARIEQEEEEDKKRQQQMQDLVERLQELEQAQTELRDQVPSPPRLTAAQRRLGKTNSATEAPDNADTESKRFSQEQGQLQLEGQAILIEMQTIDQAITPPMNDDSTKPVSLLQEPLRLMNEVVAAQTIAATRLKQWNTWHDGREQQQVAIVKIQEILELLASDSDQDGDEGDWDEEDDYESMMEASDSEQAMMSSMQGQGDFASGSSMQSLPVPNYSVEDILMEEEGSLQFRQQQRAKSNEGKVEKNW; encoded by the coding sequence ATGACACCCTTCATTTTTCAATCACCGTGGATCCTATGCCTGCTATTGCTGTTGTTCCCAATGGCATGGTTGCTACATCGTGCCCGAAAACGTCGCAATATCGTGCATGCCCAAATGGGCGGCACTGCCCGATCTTCTACCCATGATTGGTTGCGTCTTGCCGCTTTCGTGTTGTTGATCATCGCCTTGGCGCGTCCCGGAATTCAGCCACACCGCGAATCGATTTCCAAGACAGGCCGCGATGTCATCTTCGTGCTCGATGTTTCCCAAAGCATGCTGGCCGAGGACGCCTACCCATCCCGCTTGGAAGCCGCCAAGAACGGCATCCGGGATGCGCTGGATCGCTTCCGCACCGAACGCGTCGCGTTGGTGATTTACGCTGGTAGCGCCAACATCCTTTGCCCGCTCACGCACGACTACGATTTCGCCCACTACATGCTCGATCAAGCGAATCCAAGAGCCGTCGATTTTGGTGGAACCACTCTGTTATCGGCGATGGAAAAGTGCGTCGACAATCTGTTAATCGAATCCCGGACCGGCATGCAAGACGTCGTCGTGTTAACCGATGGCGAAGAACACGGGGAACACAACCAAAAGATCGCCGAACAACTGTTGGAACACCAAGTCGGACTGCTATTGGTCGGCTTGGGCGATCCTGTATCCGGATCGCGTATTCCGATCATCGACGAGGAAGGGGCCACTTCCTATCTGAAGCACGAGGACCAATTTGTCACCACCCGATTGAACGACCAGGGCTTACTCGAGTTGTCCCGCCTGACGGCTCGCTCCGAAGCGGGGTCAAAGTACATCCCCGCTGCGACGTCGGCATTCAACCTTCCTGACCTTTACTATCAAGTCGCCAGCGACAAACCCGTTGCCAGCACCGAAGCGGCCGATTCTTATGTCGTCTACCGAGAGATTGCGTTCGGCTTCATCGCCATTGCATTGGCACTGCTGTTGATCGCGGAGAGAACGCCACGCAGCGAACAAACCAATCATCCGACCGCCGCCTCTGTCGCAACCAATGCGGCCACCACAGCAGCGATCTTGCTTGGATTTTTAGTTAGTTCCACCAGCTTGCAACATCGAGTGTCGGCAGCCGAACCGAGCCCAACAATTCACTTTGCCGACGCATTGCTTTTGCAAAACAACGGGCAGCCTGGCGAAGCAATCGACGCCTACAACATGTTTGAAACGGAACAAGGCCGGGTCTCTCTTTCGCCGCCTCAACTGGCAACACTTCGCTACAACCAAGGCCTGTGTTACCTGGCAATGGCCGACGCCCAGGCGGAAGCCGAACCTCGCTCGGCGATGTCGCTGGCCATGACCGCTCAGCGTCATTTCCTAGAGGCGTGCCAATCGTCGCCTGGGTTTCAACAAGCCGCCCAAAACCTCGACCCAACCGCTCAATTGATCATGGAGTACTCCGCGAGAATCGAGCAAGAAGAAGAGGAAGACAAAAAGCGACAGCAACAAATGCAGGACCTGGTAGAACGACTCCAGGAACTCGAACAGGCGCAAACCGAACTCCGTGACCAAGTCCCCTCGCCACCTCGATTGACTGCCGCTCAACGACGACTCGGCAAGACCAACTCGGCCACCGAAGCTCCAGATAACGCGGACACCGAATCCAAACGCTTCTCCCAAGAACAAGGCCAGCTCCAACTGGAAGGCCAGGCCATTCTGATTGAGATGCAAACGATCGACCAAGCGATCACGCCACCGATGAATGACGACAGCACGAAGCCGGTTAGCCTGTTACAAGAACCGCTTCGATTAATGAACGAGGTCGTCGCCGCTCAAACAATTGCGGCCACTCGCTTGAAACAATGGAACACCTGGCACGACGGACGCGAGCAACAGCAAGTCGCGATTGTCAAAATTCAAGAGATCCTCGAATTGCTTGCCAGCGACTCTGACCAAGATGGTGACGAAGGCGATTGGGACGAAGAAGATGACTACGAGAGCATGATGGAAGCCAGTGATTCCGAGCAAGCCATGATGTCTTCCATGCAAGGGCAAGGTGATTTCGCCAGCGGCTCCAGCATGCAATCCCTGCCGGTCCCCAACTACTCGGTAGAAGACATCTTGATGGAAGAAGAAGGCAGCCTTCAGTTCCGGCAACAACAGCGTGCCAAGAGCAACGAAGGCAAAGTGGAGAAGAACTGGTAA
- the tnpA gene encoding IS200/IS605 family transposase, which translates to MPQSLSQLYVHLIFSTKDRFPFLNPEIRERVHGYLATVLRDMGSQFVVVGGVADHVHILFDMGRIHAAKDFVEQIKRESSKFIKTLRPNLDKFYWQRGYGIFSVSPTHRESVIEYIHMQDQHHRGMTFQEEYRDFLTRYGIEFNEQYVWD; encoded by the coding sequence ATGCCCCAATCACTTTCGCAACTATACGTTCATCTAATCTTTAGTACCAAGGATCGATTTCCTTTTCTAAACCCAGAAATTCGCGAACGTGTCCACGGTTACCTTGCGACCGTTTTGCGGGACATGGGATCGCAATTTGTCGTTGTTGGCGGCGTGGCCGATCACGTTCACATTCTCTTTGACATGGGGCGAATCCACGCGGCGAAGGACTTTGTAGAACAGATCAAGCGGGAGTCGTCAAAGTTCATCAAAACGCTCCGCCCCAATTTAGACAAGTTTTATTGGCAACGTGGGTATGGAATTTTCTCGGTAAGCCCAACTCACCGTGAAAGCGTTATCGAGTACATCCATATGCAAGACCAACACCATCGCGGCATGACGTTTCAAGAAGAGTACCGCGATTTCCTAACTCGGTATGGAATTGAGTTTAATGAGCAATATGTTTGGGATTAA